The Primulina tabacum isolate GXHZ01 chromosome 7, ASM2559414v2, whole genome shotgun sequence genome includes a window with the following:
- the LOC142550822 gene encoding clathrin interactor EPSIN 2-like, translating to MKKAFGQTVRDIKREVNKKVLKVPSVEQKVLDATSNEPWGPHGLLLSDIAQGTRNYHEYQMITRVLWKRINDTGINWRHVYKVSFSYHTSCLLYSVTDLNFVVYIPSSF from the exons ATGAAGAAGGCTTTTGGTCAAACCGTTCGTGACAT CAAGAGAGAGGTTAATAAAAAAGTTCTTAAAGTTCCTTCTGTTGAACAAAAG GTTCTCGATGCTACTAGCAATGAGCCTTGGGGCCCTCATGGACTGCTTCTTTCTGATATTGCACAGGGAACAAGAAACTA TCATGAATACCAGATGATTACGAGGGTACTCTGGAAGCGTATCAACGATACTGGGATAAACTGGCGACATGTATACAAAGTAAGCTTTTCTTACCATACTTCTTGTCTGCTGTACTCTGTGACTGACTTGAATTTTGTTGTTTACATACCCAGTTCCTTTTGA